One part of the Phragmites australis chromosome 3, lpPhrAust1.1, whole genome shotgun sequence genome encodes these proteins:
- the LOC133912388 gene encoding probable inactive receptor kinase At5g10020, with product MRLIFLCLSIWAVSAAAAGAGSDMEALLEFSRGIRQDPSGREASPWNPTSALDSNGCPVDWHGVQCSGGQILSIALDGIGLVGNASLSALARMPMLRNLSLSGNKLEGVLPRELGSIASLQLLDLSNNMFSGSIPSELTKLAGLGYLNLSSNGFGGALPLGFRNLRKLKYLDLHGNGFTDKLDDIFAQLQSPVHVDLSCNQFSGSLTSVSDNSSAVITLQYLNVSHNMLSGTLFESDPMPLFDSLEVFDASSNILSGNIPPFNFVISLKVLRLQNNNFSGSIPEALFRETSMVLTELDLSCNQLTGPIRRVTAMNLKYLNLSCNNLQGTLPITFGSCSAVDLSRNMLSGNLSVVRTWGNYLQMIDLSSNRLMGTWPDETTQFLRLTSLRISNNLLAGELPAVLGTYPELIAIDLSLNQLRGPLPGNLFTAVKLTYLNLSGNSFSGTLPLPNSDTKNSTSVDLSIHPMQTSNLSFVDLSNNSLSSSLPSGIGDLSALSLLNLHQNNFTGQIPKAITKLKHLLYIDLGGNQFNGSIPDGLPDGLLEFNVSYNNLSGSVPSNLLKFSDSSFHPGNDLLVRPRSESLNGPDKSAEGIHGMKRGILYALIVCAVLFVIGIIVLLLVHWKINSWKSSEKGTGQSKQPVTQGQSAQRSAEAPTTEMHDVSLGSSPTAEYGAVSLPGKEREHESQDVPVDSAYSNEPAGSSLALKDSTKSSMPSLSSSPPDAHGQHHHSILRVHSPDKLVGDLHLFDNSIVFTAEELARAPAEVIGRSCHGTSYRATLDNGYMLTVKWLKEGFAKSKKDFSREIKKLGSVKHPNLVSLRGYYWGPKEHERIIISDYVDATSLSTYLAEFEERNLPPLSVGQRLDIAIDIARCLDYLHNEWLIPHGNIKSSNVLIQNSTPSALVTDYSLHRLMAPIGMAEQVLNAGALGYSPPEFSSTSKPYPSLKSDVYAFGVILLELLTGNIASEIICVNDGVVDLTDWVRMLALEERVSECYDRHISEAESSEGAPKALNDMLRIAIRCIRPASERPEIRTVFEDLSSLLS from the exons ATGCGGCTCATCTTCTTGTGCCTCTCGATCTGGGCGGTGTCTGCTGCCGCCGCGGGGGCCGGTTCAGACATGGAGGCATTGCTGGAGTTCAGCAGAGGCATCCGGCAAGACCCATCCGGCCGTGAGGCCAGCCCCTGGAACCCCACCAGCGCTCTGGACTCCAACGGCTGCCCCGTCGATTGGCACGGCGTGCAGTGCAGCGGCGGCCAGATTCTTTCGATTGCACTTGATGGCATTGGGCTTGTTGGGAATGCTAGCTTGTCAGCTCTTGCAAGGATGCCGATGCTTCGGAACTTGTCCCTGTCAGGCAACAAATTGGAAGGGGTCTTGCCCCGTGAGCTGGGGTCTATAGCTTCGTTGCAGCTGCTGGATCTGTCGAACAACATGTTCTCTGGTTCAATTCCCTCTGAATTGACCAAGCTTGCTGGTTTGGGGTATCTCAACCTCTCTTCCAATGGTTTTGGTGGCGCTTTGCCGCTGGGTTTCCGGAACTTGAGGAAATTGAAGTACTTGGACCTCCACGGCAATGGCTTCACGGATAAATTGGACGACATATTTGCGCAGCTGCAGAGTCCAGTCCATGTTGATTTGAGCTGCAATCAGTTCTCAGGGTCCCTGACATCAGTCTCTGACAACTCATCTGCGGTCATCACGCTGCAGTACTTGAATGTTAGCCACAATATGCTATCGGGGACACTATTTGAGAGTGATCCAATGCCTTTGTTCGACAGCCTGGAGGTGTTTGATGCAAGTTCTAATATACTCAGTGGCAATATCCCGCCATTCAACTTTGTGATTTCCCTCAAGGTGTTGCGCCTGCAGAACAACAATTTTTCAGGCTCCATCCCAGAAGCACTCTTTCGGGAGACCTCTATGGTGCTGACTGAACTTGACCTTAGCTGCAATCAACTTACAG GTCCAATTAGGCGTGTAACAGCGATGAATTTGAAGTACCTAAACCTTTCATGCAATAACCTTCAAGGAACTCTACCAATCACATTTGGAAGCTGTTCAGCCGTTGATCTGAGTAGAAACATGCTTTCAGGGAACTTATCAGTTGTCCGAACATGGGGAAATTATCTTCAGATGATTGATTTGAGCTCAAATAGATTAATGGGAACTTGGCCAGATGAGACAACCCAGTTTTTGAGGCTGACATCATTGAGGATTTCCAACAACTTGCTAGCAGGAGAACTGCCAGCTGTCCTTGGAACTTATCCGGAGTTGATTGCCATTGACCTTAGTCTCAATCAGCTACGTGGGCCTTTGCCTGGAAATCTGTTTACAGCAGTTAAGCTGACTTATTTAAATCTTTCAGGAAACAGCTTTTCAGGGACGCTTCCCCTTCCCAATTCTGATACCAAGAACTCGACTTCTGTAGACTTGTCTATTCACCCCATGCAAACTTCAAACCtgtcatttgttgatctttcaAACAATTCTTTGAGTAGCTCACTGCCTTCAGGCATTGGTGACTTGAGTGCATTGTCATTGCTGAACCTTCATCAGAACAACTTTACTGGGCAAATCCCAAAAGCAATCACCAAGCTTAAGCATTTGCTGTACATTGACTTAGGAGGCAATCAGTTCAATGGCAGCATACCTGATGGCCTCCCTGATGGACTACTCGAGTTCAATGTCTCCTACAACAACCTGTCTGGCTCTGTTCCAAGCAATTTGCTGAAATTCTCTGATTCATCTTTCCATCCAGGGAATGATTTACTTGTTCGTCCACGCTCTGAATCACTAAATGGCCCTGACAAATCAGCTGAGGGGATACACGGTATGAAGCGTGGAATTCTATATGCATTGATTGTATGTGCTGTTCTATTTGTTATCGGGATCATTGTGCTATTGCTTGTTCATTGGAAGATCAATAGCTGGAAGAGTAGCGAAAAAGGTACTGGCCAAAGTAAACAACCTGTAACTCAAGGCCAGAGTGCTCAGAGAAGTGCAGAAGCTCCAACAACTGAAATGCATGATGTATCATTAGGATCATCGCCAACTGCAGAATATGGAGCTGTTTCATTGCCTGGCAAGGAAAGAGAGCATGAATCCCAAGATGTACCAGTGGATTCTGCTTATTCCAATGAGCCAGCAGGTAGTAGCTTGGCCTTGAAAGACAGCACCAAGTCTTCGATGCCTTCTTTGTCATCATCACCTCCTGATGCACATGGCCAGCATCATCACTCTATCCTTAGAGTGCACTCTCCTGACAAATTGGTTGGAGATTTACATCTCTTTGACAATTCAATTGTGTTCACGGCAGAAGAGCTCGCTCGCGCTCCTGCTGAGGTAATTGGTAGGAGTTGCCATGGGACTTCCTACAGGGCTACCCTGGACAATGGGTACATGCTGACAGTGAAGTGGCTGAAGGAGGGCTTTGCTAAGAGTAAGAAAGATTTTTCCCGTGAAATAAAGAAGCTTGGTAGTGTTAAACATCCCAATCTTGTCTCCTTGCGAGGCTACTACTGGGGCCCCAAAGAGCATGAGAGGATCATCATATCAGACTATGTAGATGCCACATCTCTGTCTACCTACTTGGCTG AATTTGAAGAGCGCAATCTCCCACCTCTATCAGTGGGCCAGCGGCTGGACATCGCGATTGACATTGCCCGCTGTCTAGATTACCTTCACAATGAGTGGCTGATCCCGCATGGCAACATTAAGTCGTCGAATGTCCTGATTCAGAATTCCACTCCATCTGCCCTGGTAACGGACTACAGCCTCCACAGGCTGATGGCTCCGATTGGTATGGCAGAGCAGGTCCTAAATGCTGGTGCCCTGGGGTATTCCCCACCTGAGTTTTCGAGCACTAGCAAGCCATACCCATCTCTGAAGAGCGACGTGTACGCCTTTGGTGTCATTCTGCTCGAGCTGCTGACCGGGAATATTGCCAGTGAGATCATCTGTGTGAATGATGGCGTGGTTGACCTGACGGACTGGGTGAGGATGCTGGCACTGGAGGAGCGTGTTTCGGAGTGCTATGACAGGCACATTTCGGAAGCTGAAAGCTCAGAAGGTGCCCCAAAGGCGCTGAATGACATGCTGCGCATCGCAATCCGGTGTATCCGGCCTGCGTCAGAGAGGCCGGAGATAAGGACGGTGTTTGAGGACCTCTCGTCCCTGTTATCATGA
- the LOC133912390 gene encoding F-box protein At5g46170-like, whose product MQSKHRIFAEDLLLAAEGEDHFDQVPDSLVLLIFNKLADARSLGRCSVVSRRFNALVPLVDDACLRIDRVIPADADDALGLAGPRPRGVLSHLLKAMLLAVLKPFSHCDAGGKSAGAGHGKHAQQQHHSPAQVLKNFSSIRNLRMELPVSDVGTDDGVLLKWKAVFGSTLQSCVILGGTKVDRAGAATAAAADDHESEDDSGSIPESFYTNGGLKLRVVWTISSLIAAGTRHYLLREIVKEHPTLERVALTDAHGQGTLAMDRDQLKEFTDKPFAAAAAANRTQVPACNMKLRYAPLLELSDGTRIHGATLVVIKPVGEVGGIGGGRKELDEFVAGAFDGPFREAVGALSKRRAYLLEMNGF is encoded by the coding sequence ATGCAGTCCAAGCACCGGATCTTCGCGGAGGACCTGCTcctggcggcggagggggaggaCCACTTCGACCAGGTCCCGGACTCGCTGGTGCTCCTCATCTTCAACAAGCTAGCCGACGCGCGCTCGCTGGGGCGGTGCTCCGTGGTGTCGCGCCGCTTCAACGCGCTCGTCCCGCTCGTCGACGACGCCTGCCTCCGCATCGACCGCGTCATCCccgccgacgccgacgacgCGCTCGGCCTGGCGGGGCCGCGCCCGCGGGGCGTGCTCTCGCACCTCCTCAAGGCCATGCTCCTCGCCGTGCTCAAGCCGTTCTCCCACTGCGACGCCGGGGGCAAGTCCGCCGGCGCGGGCCACGGCAAGCacgcgcagcagcagcaccactcGCCGGCGCAGGTGCTCAAGAACTTCAGCAGCATCCGCAACCTCCGCATGGAGCTCCCCGTCTCCGACGTCGGCACCGACGATGGCGTCCTCCTCAAGTGGAAGGCTGTCTTCGGCAGCACCCTCCAGAGCTGCGTCATCCTCGGAGGCACCAAGGTTGACCGGGCCGGTGCGGccaccgcggccgccgccgacgaCCACGAGTCGGAAGACGACAGCGGCAGCATACCGGAGTCGTTCTACACCAACGGCGGGCTCAAGCTGCGCGTCGTGTGGACCATCAGCTCCCTCATCGCCGCGGGCACACGGCACTACCTCCTCCGCGAGATCGTCAAGGAACACCCCACCCTGGAGCGCGTCGCGCTCACGGACGCTCACGGGCAGGGCACGCTCGCCATGGACCGCGACCAGCTCAAGGAGTTCACGGACAAGCCGttcgccgcggccgcggccgccaaCCGCACGCAGGTGCCCGCCTGCAACATGAAGCTCCGGTACGCACCACTGCTGGAGCTCTCGGACGGCACGAGGATCCACGGCGCCACGCTCGTGGTGATCAAGCCCGTCGGCGAGGTCGGTGGCATCGGCGGCGGCAGGAAGGAGCTCGACGAGTTCGTCGCCGGCGCGTTCGACGGGCCCTTCCGGGAGGCCGTGGGCGCGCTCAGCAAGCGCCGCGCGTACCTACTCGAGATGAACGGTTTCTAG
- the LOC133912389 gene encoding guanylate kinase 2, chloroplastic/mitochondrial yields MLLCRRFASVLARTPSLARGPLPPRAAPPAPRPPPRRLMSSSSAGWQHSSRPPPPPPPPPPPPPHPGSDKDQLYRGLEAALGTTFSSEPLAPPPQPMILVISGPSGVGKDAVVKRLQEEREGIHFVVTATSRAKRPGEVDGKDYYFVSKEDFLTMIEREELLEYALVYGEYKGIPKQQIRDYMAKGCDIVLRVDIQGAATLRQILGESAIFIFLVAESEEALVKRLIHRKTETSDMLLVRIATAREEVKRMQNFDYVVVNAEGKLEEAVKQVESIIDAEKAKIHKRSVNI; encoded by the exons ATGCTTCTCTGCCGAAGGTTCGCCTCCGTCCTCGCCCGCACCCCCTCCCTTGCGAGGGGCCCCCTTCCGCCGCGCGCCGCCCCTCCGGCCCCCCGCCCCCCGCCCCGCCGCCtcatgtcctcctcctccgccgggtGGCAGCACTCCTCccgccccccgccgccgccgcctccgcctccgcctccgcctcctcacCCCGGCTCCGACAAG GATCAGTTGTACCGGGGGCTGGAGGCGGCGCTGGGAACGACGTTCAGCTCCGAGCcgctggcgccgccgccgcagccgatGATCCTCGTCATCAGTGGACCCAGCGGCGTCGGCAAGGACGCCGTCGTCAAG AGGCTGCAGGAGGAGAGGGAAGGAATCCATTTCGTCGTGACCGCAACGAGTAGGGCCAAGCGGCCAGGTGAAGTTGACGGGAAAGACTATTACTTTGTTAGTAAGGAGGACTTCCTGACGATGATTGAGAGGGAAGAGTTGCTTGAGTACGCGCTTGTTTATGGGGAGTACAAGGGGATCCCCAAGCAGCAG ATTCGCGACTACATGGCTAAAGGCTGTGACATTGTCTTGAGAGTGGATATTCAAGGAGCAGCAACTTTGAGACAGATACTTGGTGAATCCgcaattttcatatttttagtaGCAGAGAGCGAAGAGGCACTTGTTAAAAGGCTAATCCACCGAAAAACAGAAACATCAGACATGCTTCTTGTCAGAATTGCAACAGCCAGGGAGGAGGTGAAACGCATGCAGAATTTTGACTACGTGGTTGTAAATGCTGAAGGGAAGCTCGAGGAGGCTGTTAAACAAGTGGAGTCTATCATTGATGCTGAGAAGGCTAAAATTCATAAGCGCAGTGTCAATATCTAA